A stretch of Pseudoclavibacter chungangensis DNA encodes these proteins:
- a CDS encoding DUF6504 family protein, which yields MEVGEAVDVELSPDGAPIRFEWRRIMYGVISTPEPWLGRSEWWRQVPRAPRDADGPGFELELWRVDAVPLAAGGPRIDGTFDLLRAADGTWTVTRAWSDELDARLFA from the coding sequence ATGGAGGTCGGCGAGGCGGTCGATGTGGAGCTCTCCCCCGACGGGGCTCCCATTCGCTTCGAGTGGCGTCGGATCATGTACGGGGTCATCTCGACCCCCGAACCGTGGCTCGGACGGAGCGAGTGGTGGCGCCAGGTACCCCGCGCCCCGCGCGACGCCGACGGGCCCGGGTTCGAGCTCGAGCTGTGGCGCGTCGACGCCGTGCCGCTCGCCGCGGGCGGGCCACGCATCGACGGCACGTTCGACCTGCTGCGCGCCGCCGACGGCACGTGGACGGTCACCCGTGCCTGGAGCGATGAGCTCGACGCCCGATTGTTCGCGTAG
- a CDS encoding DNA polymerase III subunit alpha, with product MHLHVASAFSAHHGTAWPEQLVEAAAVEGAPAAAITDRDGLYGAIRHVRACLEAGIAPIVGVDLALVPTRRQRDRTRSTDPDPLPEPPEQARVTVLAHGHTDGAGWAGLCRLVSAAHAPRRGETARSAAGSANRAVGVSRERFSPFLLGEDGPIGTLLLGPVSDVGLAVAAGDAAGAERLLRHYATLLPGALAVEIVCHLTEPGRPGSLRHATRMLELADACRVPAVLTNQVRYLRPDDAVTGDVLDAASTLQPLGGFEGQPNAQAWRKPVELMRTVAELVTSHSTLGRSGAEQLLSATARLAERCVLDPVTDLHWREPKVPEPEVIGLTGDPDRALWQRCETALGERFGHLAERAREDAFRRMRDELCTIQDFGFATYFLTVADVTDLIRSMGIRNQARGSGAGSLVNYLLRVSNVNPLEHDLLFERFLGRARSTLPDIDVDVESARRHEVYRAIFDRYGSERVTLLSMQSTYRARGAVRDAGLALGLDDAQIDLVAKQLWRFDARHFREALGEKPELRELAELIGDDRALDLLVDLTERLDRLPRHISMHPCGVLLGNAGLLSVTPVQPSGMGLPMSQFDKDDIDDAGLLKLDVLGVRMQSTLAYAVGEIERVHGPSAALAGGLPVDARYVTPSGHVHLDEVPHDDEPTFEHIRSTHTLGMFQIESPGQRELIGKMQPDEYEDLIADISLFRPGPMKGNMVAPFLDVKHGLASPDYLHENFRPFLRETYGVVIYHEQVLRILHACMGIDLAEADELRRLMEKRGEGIEARFRRETAANRDERGRRRYTDADIDRIWNVLKGFGSFGFCKAHGAAFALPTWQSAWLKTHYPAEFFAGILTHDPGMYPKRLLLGDARRMGIPILPLDVNRSTDEYRVERLRDSAPGAATEPGDLGIRLSLADVQGITMAETERILAERPYTSIGDFAERARPSRRLLERLALVGAFDALEAARVSTIPPEQGGRARPSRADLVAYVRELSRARRPHHRHEEEPELPMLFDVHPEVEPLLPEPDARARVLDELDVLQLDLSEHVIDSYRPMLDEFGVTRAGDLLRMRGGADVVVAGVRVATQTPPMRTGKRVVFISVDDGTGCADATFFEDAQEQSGPLLFGTKLLMISGTVRRTGERGVSVQAERAWDLKQLWAQWSATRQNGIAPESLGETA from the coding sequence GTGCATCTTCACGTCGCCTCCGCCTTCTCCGCCCACCACGGCACCGCCTGGCCCGAACAGCTCGTCGAGGCCGCTGCCGTCGAGGGCGCACCGGCCGCCGCCATCACCGACCGGGACGGTCTCTACGGCGCGATCCGGCACGTCCGGGCCTGCCTCGAGGCCGGGATCGCCCCGATCGTCGGGGTCGATCTCGCGCTCGTCCCGACGCGCCGCCAGCGTGACCGCACCCGCTCCACCGATCCCGATCCGCTCCCCGAGCCACCCGAGCAGGCTCGCGTCACGGTGCTCGCCCACGGACACACCGACGGCGCGGGGTGGGCGGGTCTGTGCCGGCTCGTCTCCGCGGCCCACGCCCCGCGTCGCGGCGAGACGGCACGCTCCGCCGCGGGCAGCGCGAACCGTGCGGTCGGCGTCTCCCGGGAGCGCTTCTCACCGTTCCTCCTCGGCGAGGACGGCCCGATCGGCACCCTCCTGCTCGGCCCCGTGTCCGATGTCGGTCTCGCGGTCGCCGCGGGCGATGCCGCGGGCGCGGAACGCCTCCTCCGCCACTACGCGACGCTCCTGCCCGGCGCGCTCGCGGTCGAGATCGTCTGCCATCTCACGGAGCCCGGCCGGCCCGGCAGCCTGCGGCATGCGACCCGCATGCTCGAGCTCGCCGACGCCTGCCGCGTCCCCGCGGTCCTCACGAACCAGGTGCGCTACCTCCGCCCCGACGACGCGGTCACGGGCGATGTGCTCGACGCCGCGAGCACCCTGCAGCCGCTCGGCGGCTTCGAGGGGCAACCGAACGCGCAGGCCTGGCGCAAGCCCGTCGAACTCATGCGGACCGTCGCGGAGCTCGTCACGAGCCACTCCACACTCGGCCGCTCCGGAGCCGAGCAGCTGCTCTCCGCGACGGCACGGCTCGCGGAGCGGTGCGTCCTCGACCCCGTCACCGATCTGCACTGGCGCGAGCCGAAGGTGCCCGAGCCCGAGGTGATCGGCCTCACGGGCGATCCCGATCGAGCGCTCTGGCAGCGCTGCGAGACCGCCCTCGGCGAACGCTTCGGCCACCTCGCGGAGCGGGCGCGCGAGGACGCCTTCCGTCGCATGCGCGACGAACTCTGCACGATCCAGGACTTCGGCTTCGCCACCTACTTCCTCACCGTCGCCGACGTCACCGACCTGATCCGGAGCATGGGCATCCGCAACCAGGCCCGCGGTTCCGGCGCGGGGAGCCTCGTCAACTACCTCCTGCGGGTCTCGAACGTGAACCCGCTCGAACACGATCTGCTCTTCGAGCGATTCCTCGGGCGAGCGCGCTCGACGCTGCCCGACATCGACGTCGACGTCGAGTCGGCGCGACGTCACGAGGTCTACCGGGCGATCTTCGACCGCTACGGCTCCGAGCGCGTCACACTCCTGTCGATGCAGTCCACCTACCGCGCCCGCGGTGCCGTCCGCGACGCGGGCCTCGCGCTCGGCCTCGACGACGCACAGATCGATCTCGTCGCGAAGCAGCTGTGGCGCTTCGACGCGCGCCACTTCCGGGAGGCCCTCGGCGAGAAACCCGAGCTGCGCGAGCTCGCGGAGCTCATCGGCGACGACCGGGCACTCGACCTGCTCGTCGATCTCACGGAGCGCCTCGACCGGCTCCCCCGCCACATCTCCATGCACCCGTGCGGCGTGCTGCTCGGGAACGCCGGCCTGCTCTCCGTCACCCCCGTGCAGCCGAGCGGCATGGGACTGCCCATGAGCCAGTTCGACAAGGACGACATCGACGACGCCGGCCTCCTCAAGCTCGACGTACTCGGCGTGCGCATGCAATCGACCCTCGCGTACGCGGTCGGCGAGATCGAGCGCGTCCACGGCCCGAGCGCGGCGCTCGCGGGCGGGTTGCCCGTCGATGCCCGCTACGTCACGCCGTCCGGGCACGTCCACCTCGACGAGGTCCCCCACGACGACGAGCCGACGTTCGAGCACATCCGCTCGACGCACACGCTCGGCATGTTCCAGATCGAGTCCCCCGGGCAGCGGGAACTCATCGGCAAGATGCAGCCGGACGAGTACGAGGACCTCATCGCCGACATCTCGCTGTTCCGCCCCGGCCCGATGAAGGGCAACATGGTGGCGCCGTTCCTCGACGTCAAGCACGGTCTCGCCTCGCCCGACTACCTGCACGAGAACTTCCGCCCCTTCCTGCGGGAGACGTACGGGGTCGTGATCTACCACGAGCAGGTGCTCCGCATCCTGCACGCCTGCATGGGCATCGACCTCGCCGAGGCCGACGAGCTGCGTCGCCTCATGGAGAAGCGCGGCGAGGGCATCGAGGCGCGCTTCCGCCGCGAGACGGCCGCGAACCGCGACGAGCGGGGCCGTCGGCGCTACACCGACGCCGACATCGATCGCATCTGGAACGTCCTGAAGGGCTTCGGCTCGTTCGGGTTCTGCAAGGCACACGGTGCTGCGTTCGCCCTGCCGACGTGGCAGAGCGCCTGGCTCAAGACGCACTACCCGGCCGAGTTCTTCGCGGGCATCCTCACGCACGACCCGGGCATGTACCCGAAGCGGCTGCTGCTCGGCGACGCCCGGCGCATGGGGATCCCGATCCTCCCGCTCGACGTGAACCGCTCCACCGACGAGTACCGCGTCGAGCGCCTCCGCGACTCCGCGCCGGGGGCGGCGACGGAGCCGGGCGACCTCGGGATCCGGCTCTCGCTCGCCGATGTGCAGGGCATCACGATGGCCGAGACCGAGCGCATCCTCGCCGAACGCCCGTACACCTCGATCGGCGACTTCGCCGAGCGCGCCCGACCCTCCCGCCGACTGCTCGAACGCCTCGCCCTCGTCGGAGCCTTCGACGCGCTCGAGGCCGCACGGGTCTCGACGATCCCGCCCGAGCAGGGCGGCAGGGCGAGGCCGAGCCGCGCCGACCTCGTCGCCTACGTGCGCGAACTCTCCCGCGCCCGACGCCCACACCATCGGCACGAGGAGGAGCCCGAGCTCCCGATGCTCTTCGACGTGCACCCGGAGGTCGAGCCGCTCCTGCCCGAGCCCGATGCCCGTGCGCGGGTGCTCGACGAGCTCGACGTGCTGCAACTCGACCTGTCGGAGCACGTCATCGACAGCTACCGGCCGATGCTCGACGAGTTCGGCGTGACCCGCGCGGGCGATCTGCTGCGCATGCGGGGTGGCGCCGACGTCGTCGTCGCGGGCGTTCGCGTCGCGACACAGACCCCGCCCATGCGAACGGGCAAGCGGGTCGTGTTCATCAGCGTCGACGACGGCACGGGCTGTGCCGACGCCACGTTCTTCGAGGACGCCCAGGAGCAGTCGGGCCCGCTCCTGTTCGGGACGAAGCTGCTGATGATCAGCGGCACCGTGCGCCGCACGGGCGAGCGCGGCGTCTCGGTGCAGGCGGAGCGCGCGTGGGACCTCAAGCAGTTGTGGGCCCAGTGGAGTGCGACGAGACAGAACGGGATCGCCCCCGAGTCGCTCGGCGAGACGGCCTGA
- a CDS encoding isochorismatase family protein — protein sequence MNDEAKRNDDAMRNEATSGEESSHGDTVLVVIDVQTGFEDAAYWGSGMPNDAVNHVSRLLADWAARDRGPVVVVRHDSRDPASPLHPSGPGNALVPAVADAAADLLVVKHVNSAFLGEPSLDVWLRGAGLSRLVLCGIQTNMCVETTARMGGNLGYDVTVVLDATTTFDLVADVPGLGRTHVPAAELARTTAVNLAAGGFARVSDTASVLAE from the coding sequence ATGAACGACGAAGCGAAGCGGAACGACGACGCGATGCGGAACGAGGCCACGTCCGGCGAGGAATCGTCCCACGGCGACACGGTGCTCGTGGTCATCGATGTCCAGACGGGCTTCGAGGACGCGGCGTACTGGGGGAGCGGCATGCCGAACGACGCGGTGAACCACGTGTCCCGGCTGCTCGCGGACTGGGCCGCCCGCGACCGCGGCCCGGTCGTCGTCGTCCGACACGATTCCAGGGATCCCGCGTCCCCGCTGCACCCGTCCGGTCCGGGCAACGCCCTCGTTCCGGCGGTGGCGGACGCGGCGGCCGATCTGCTCGTCGTGAAGCACGTGAACTCCGCCTTCCTGGGCGAGCCGTCGCTCGACGTGTGGCTCCGTGGCGCGGGCCTCTCGCGGCTCGTCCTCTGCGGGATCCAGACGAACATGTGCGTCGAGACGACGGCACGCATGGGCGGCAATCTCGGCTACGACGTGACGGTTGTGCTCGATGCGACGACGACGTTCGACCTCGTGGCCGACGTCCCCGGCCTCGGACGGACGCACGTGCCCGCCGCGGAACTCGCCCGCACCACCGCCGTGAACCTCGCCGCGGGCGGCTTCGCGCGCGTCAGCGACACCGCGAGCGTGCTCGCCGAGTGA
- a CDS encoding SOS response-associated peptidase, with translation MCGRFVVARASSELVAELDIDEVGDDLPDPSWNIPPTSRIAIVADTLPRGNDAPDAQITRRLEAASWGLVPIWAKDPSVGVRAFNARSETAADKPTFRAAVAKRRAIVPASGYYEWRKHPDGSKQPFYIHPSDGPLLFAGLYEWWRPPGAGPDEPWSLSATILTRPSAGPLATIHDRMPVFVDPDEVTSWLDPRVRGDGHLVADIADRGAIVAERLEHVAVDPRVGNVRVDDPTLIEPIAEADPT, from the coding sequence ATGTGTGGACGTTTCGTCGTCGCCCGGGCCTCGAGCGAGCTCGTCGCGGAGCTCGACATCGACGAGGTCGGCGACGACCTCCCGGACCCCTCGTGGAACATTCCGCCGACGAGTCGCATCGCGATCGTCGCCGACACCCTCCCGCGCGGGAACGACGCGCCCGACGCGCAGATCACCCGTCGCCTCGAGGCCGCCTCGTGGGGACTCGTCCCTATCTGGGCGAAGGACCCCTCGGTCGGCGTCCGGGCATTCAACGCCCGCAGCGAGACCGCGGCCGACAAGCCGACCTTCCGCGCCGCCGTCGCGAAGCGTCGCGCGATCGTGCCCGCCTCGGGCTACTACGAGTGGCGGAAGCACCCCGACGGCTCGAAGCAGCCCTTCTACATCCACCCGAGCGACGGCCCGCTCCTGTTCGCCGGCCTCTACGAGTGGTGGCGCCCGCCGGGCGCCGGCCCCGACGAGCCCTGGTCGCTCAGCGCGACGATCCTCACGCGCCCATCGGCCGGCCCGCTCGCCACGATCCACGACCGCATGCCCGTCTTCGTCGACCCGGACGAGGTGACGAGCTGGCTCGACCCGCGGGTTCGCGGCGACGGGCACCTCGTCGCCGACATCGCCGACCGCGGTGCGATCGTCGCCGAGCGCCTCGAGCACGTCGCGGTCGACCCTCGCGTCGGGAACGTGCGCGTCGACGACCCGACCCTCATCGAGCCGATCGCGGAGGCCGACCCCACCTGA
- a CDS encoding App1 family protein, protein MSANRSLLRLLGRLMTKFPPIRSIIDNAARIEDRVRLTRVSTVRRRGHVTIVEPYTAYGSTSWVRVLARVQIVPPPGRRLRVFARRRESERRVRGWRSFTRISVGRVPATVIIDGVRHRVTADRGGVIDVNLPANLAPGWREISFESFDGRITQAPAFIVDDAQRTGLVSDIDDTVMVTALPRPLLAAWNTFVLDEHARTPTPGMNVFYDRLLRTLGYESAPTLYLSTGPWNVAPTLARFLGRNLYPAGPLLLTDWGPTPNRFFRSGFDHKVANLERLAREFPHIRWVLVGDDGQHDEEIYGRFATAHPENVLAIAIRELSTSEAVLAGGRVASSKWQADSGVPWVYGPDGAALAARLHEAGILQESAERSRAETLLTEYREEVAERDEFIRTDGRAGDLEDDETPALREH, encoded by the coding sequence GTGTCAGCGAACAGGTCCCTCCTGCGTCTCCTCGGGCGTCTCATGACGAAGTTCCCCCCGATCCGGTCCATCATCGACAACGCGGCCCGCATCGAGGACCGGGTTCGCCTCACGCGCGTCTCCACCGTGCGACGACGCGGGCACGTGACGATCGTCGAGCCCTACACGGCATACGGCTCGACCTCGTGGGTCCGCGTGCTCGCACGCGTGCAGATCGTGCCGCCACCCGGCCGACGACTGCGCGTGTTCGCGCGTCGCCGGGAGAGCGAGCGACGCGTGCGCGGCTGGCGCAGCTTCACACGAATCTCGGTTGGCCGGGTTCCCGCGACCGTCATCATCGACGGGGTCAGACACCGCGTGACGGCCGACCGCGGCGGCGTCATCGACGTGAACCTGCCCGCGAACCTCGCACCGGGCTGGCGGGAGATCTCCTTCGAGAGCTTCGACGGCCGCATCACCCAGGCACCCGCGTTCATCGTGGACGACGCGCAGCGCACGGGACTCGTCTCGGACATCGACGACACGGTCATGGTGACGGCGCTCCCCCGCCCGCTGCTCGCCGCGTGGAACACCTTCGTCCTCGACGAGCACGCCCGCACACCCACGCCGGGCATGAACGTGTTCTACGACCGACTCCTGCGCACCCTCGGCTACGAGTCGGCCCCGACGCTGTACCTCTCGACCGGTCCGTGGAACGTCGCCCCCACGCTCGCCCGGTTCCTCGGCCGCAACCTCTACCCTGCGGGGCCCCTGCTCCTCACCGACTGGGGCCCGACCCCGAACCGCTTCTTCCGCTCCGGCTTCGACCACAAGGTGGCGAACCTCGAACGGCTCGCGCGCGAATTCCCCCACATCCGCTGGGTGCTCGTCGGTGACGACGGTCAGCACGACGAGGAGATCTACGGCCGCTTCGCCACCGCGCACCCCGAGAACGTGCTCGCGATCGCGATCCGTGAACTGTCGACGAGCGAGGCCGTCCTCGCGGGCGGCCGCGTCGCCTCGTCGAAGTGGCAGGCCGACTCGGGCGTCCCGTGGGTGTACGGCCCCGACGGTGCCGCGCTCGCCGCACGACTCCACGAGGCGGGCATCCTCCAGGAGTCCGCCGAGCGCTCACGCGCCGAGACCCTCCTCACCGAGTACCGCGAGGAGGTCGCCGAGCGCGACGAGTTCATCCGCACCGACGGCCGAGCGGGCGACCTCGAGGACGACGAGACGCCCGCCCTTCGGGAGCACTGA
- a CDS encoding TetR/AcrR family transcriptional regulator codes for MSLRTEPIQARSTARLHALLDATADVVAEVGVERLTTNLVAERAGAAIGTLYRYFPDRIAVLRGLALRHATAVHGDVSAALESVSDGTAGLRATLETMTERFIERYRDEPGWSAIGFDNTLDTPLHEGEQQLVGPALRTDRSPREQIAHDVAERFTVDDDARNALADDVGVVTVLVHQLVERAFVGARAGDERLLAIARGASSTAIDLVTERFEARAAA; via the coding sequence GTGTCGCTACGCACCGAGCCCATCCAAGCGAGGAGCACCGCCCGTCTTCATGCCCTGCTCGACGCCACAGCCGATGTGGTCGCGGAGGTGGGGGTCGAGCGGCTGACGACGAATCTCGTCGCGGAGCGTGCGGGGGCTGCGATCGGCACGCTCTATCGCTATTTCCCGGACCGCATCGCGGTGCTCCGCGGACTCGCGCTGCGGCACGCGACCGCCGTGCACGGCGACGTGAGCGCGGCACTCGAGTCGGTGTCCGACGGGACCGCCGGCCTCCGGGCCACGCTCGAGACGATGACGGAGCGTTTCATCGAGCGGTATCGGGACGAGCCGGGCTGGTCGGCGATCGGCTTCGACAACACCCTCGACACACCCCTGCACGAGGGCGAGCAGCAGCTCGTGGGGCCGGCACTGCGGACCGACCGGAGCCCGCGCGAGCAGATCGCGCACGATGTCGCCGAGCGCTTCACGGTGGACGACGACGCCAGGAACGCGCTCGCGGACGACGTCGGCGTCGTGACGGTCCTCGTCCATCAGCTCGTCGAGCGGGCGTTCGTCGGCGCCCGGGCCGGCGACGAACGTCTCCTCGCGATCGCACGCGGTGCGAGCTCGACGGCGATCGATCTCGTGACCGAGCGTTTCGAGGCCCGCGCCGCGGCGTAG
- a CDS encoding GlxA family transcriptional regulator, translated as MLIAILVLDGMRAFDVTATLEVFADDRRDRGVPRDEVVAVSPEPAPRLEHGLRIDVAPLGAAHGADLVIVPGFVDPLAALGPDRDASVAAALEALVHLHDAGARLASLCTGVFLLARTGLLDGRTATTHWRSLAHLRERHPAVRVDPDVLYTHDPERRVWTSAGVTAGIDACLAILADVHGASAAAAVARSLVLPGVRSGGQAQFVPPRYRPDELGGAEFEHLRAMVRGRLQESWPLEALARVAGLSPRTLQRRFRAETGLTPGRWLIRERVVEAQELLERTALPVELVAARVGFSSADLLRKHFTATGAGSPSAYRRRFARAATSSPPDRSG; from the coding sequence ATGTTGATCGCGATCCTCGTCCTCGACGGGATGCGGGCATTCGACGTCACGGCGACGCTCGAGGTGTTCGCCGACGACCGTCGGGACCGGGGCGTCCCGCGCGACGAGGTCGTCGCCGTCTCGCCCGAGCCCGCACCGCGGCTCGAGCACGGACTGCGCATCGACGTGGCGCCGCTCGGCGCCGCCCACGGCGCGGACCTCGTGATCGTGCCCGGCTTCGTGGACCCGCTCGCGGCGCTCGGGCCGGACCGGGACGCCTCCGTCGCCGCCGCGCTCGAGGCCCTCGTGCACCTGCACGACGCCGGTGCACGACTCGCGTCACTGTGCACGGGCGTGTTCCTGCTCGCACGCACGGGCCTCCTCGACGGACGGACCGCGACGACGCACTGGCGCTCCCTCGCGCACCTGCGCGAACGGCATCCGGCCGTCCGCGTCGATCCGGACGTCCTCTACACGCACGACCCCGAACGACGCGTGTGGACGTCCGCGGGCGTCACGGCCGGCATCGACGCGTGCCTCGCGATCCTCGCCGATGTCCACGGGGCGAGCGCCGCGGCGGCCGTCGCCAGGTCCCTCGTGCTCCCCGGCGTCCGGTCGGGCGGCCAGGCCCAGTTCGTACCGCCCCGCTACCGGCCGGACGAGCTCGGCGGCGCCGAGTTCGAGCACCTGCGCGCCATGGTGCGGGGCCGCCTGCAGGAGTCGTGGCCGCTCGAGGCGCTCGCGCGGGTGGCAGGGCTCTCGCCGCGCACGCTGCAGCGCCGATTCCGCGCCGAGACCGGCCTCACACCGGGTCGCTGGCTCATCAGGGAACGCGTCGTCGAAGCGCAGGAACTCCTCGAGCGGACGGCGCTTCCCGTCGAGCTCGTCGCCGCACGCGTCGGCTTCTCGAGCGCGGACCTTCTGCGCAAGCACTTCACCGCCACGGGAGCGGGCTCGCCGTCCGCCTACCGACGGCGTTTCGCCCGGGCCGCGACGTCCTCCCCACCGGATCGCTCCGGCTGA
- a CDS encoding GlxA family transcriptional regulator, with translation MSQTIALALSPGVPLFELAGPCGIFGVDRSDLTGTDWYRFIVCGPPAAAVDQWFTATTPYTYDDLAAADTVIVPACHDAALTPDPDLVEAIRDASSRGARIASICTGAFVLAAAGVLDGRTATTHWLHARTLAERHPLVTVDPDPLYIDHGDVLTSAGKSAGIDLCLHLVRTDYGARVANDVARRLVSAPHREGNQRQYVDPVTLPPTSDDLRETLDWAIAHLDRPITVDELARRAHVSARTLHRQFHRRMGTNPLEWLNTQRVRRAQHLLEVSDHTIDRIAEESGFGSAITLRRHMHSALGTTPDTYRRTFGRRDARRTQHA, from the coding sequence ATGTCGCAGACGATCGCACTCGCCCTCAGCCCCGGGGTCCCGCTGTTCGAACTCGCCGGGCCGTGCGGGATCTTCGGCGTCGACCGCAGCGACCTCACCGGCACCGACTGGTATCGATTCATCGTGTGCGGCCCACCCGCGGCCGCCGTCGATCAGTGGTTCACCGCCACCACCCCGTACACCTATGACGACCTCGCGGCAGCGGACACCGTCATCGTCCCCGCGTGTCATGACGCCGCGCTCACACCCGACCCGGATCTCGTCGAGGCGATCCGGGACGCATCGTCCCGCGGCGCACGCATCGCATCGATCTGCACGGGCGCCTTCGTGCTCGCCGCCGCCGGCGTGCTGGACGGACGCACCGCCACGACGCACTGGCTCCACGCGCGAACGCTCGCCGAACGACACCCCCTCGTGACGGTCGATCCCGACCCGCTGTACATCGACCACGGCGACGTCCTGACCTCAGCCGGAAAATCCGCGGGAATCGACCTCTGCCTCCACCTCGTTCGGACCGACTACGGTGCCCGCGTGGCCAACGACGTGGCTCGACGACTCGTGAGCGCACCCCACCGCGAGGGGAACCAGCGACAGTACGTGGATCCCGTCACGCTCCCCCCGACGAGCGACGACCTCCGGGAAACCCTCGACTGGGCGATCGCCCACCTCGATCGACCCATCACCGTCGACGAGCTCGCCCGGCGGGCGCACGTCAGCGCCCGAACCCTGCACCGACAGTTCCACCGGCGCATGGGAACCAACCCGCTGGAGTGGCTGAACACCCAGCGGGTACGCCGAGCACAGCACCTTCTCGAAGTGTCCGACCACACCATCGACCGCATCGCCGAGGAAAGTGGCTTCGGGAGCGCGATCACACTCCGACGTCATATGCACAGTGCACTCGGCACGACGCCCGACACCTACCGGCGGACCTTCGGTCGACGTGACGCGCGACGCACGCAACACGCCTGA